DNA sequence from the Thermodesulfobacteriota bacterium genome:
TGATCCCCGAGACGACGAGGCTGTTCCGGAAATACTCCGGGAAATGCAGCGATTCCGCCCGGAGCACCTCCAGGAAATGCCCGGCGGTGAAGGCGAAGCCCACGCCCGGAACGAGGAAATCGGCGCGGCGGCTCACGGCCGTCAACGCCATGACCGCGATCGGCCCGAGGCAGAAAACGGCCATCGCGCAGGCCCCGGCAGCGTATGCCGTCCCTATCCGCTTTTCCCCGTTCACGACATCTCCCTTCCGAACCTGCCGATCCTCACGTACGCCACGGAGAGGGCGAAGGCGACCAGGAACAGCACGACGGACACCGCGGAGCCGTACCCCATGTCTCCGCCGGTGAACGCATCGTACCCATACATGGATAGAGGGGTGGTGCTGCCGCCCGGCCCTCCGCGGGTCAGGACGAACGCGAGGTCGAAGACGCGCAGCGCGTCGATGGTGCGGAAGAGGAGCGCCACCACGACGACCGGCCGCAGCAGCGGCAGCGTGATCCTCGTGAAACGTTGCAGTGGGCCGGCACGGTCCACCTCCGCCTGCCGGTACAGCTCCTCGGGGATCGCGCTCAGCCCCGCGAGGAGCAGGATCGCCACGAAGGGAGTGGTCTTCCACACGTCGGCCGCCACGATCGCGAGGAACGCGCCTTCCGGCGACCCCAGCCAGTTCACGGGGGCATCGGCCAGCCCGAGGCGCTGCACGAGGTAGTTCGCCGGCCCGAACCGGAAATTGCAGATCAGCTCGAAGACCTTGCCCGAAACGGCGGCGGGCACGGCCCACGGTATGAGAACGAACGCCCGGAGCGCCCCGCGCGCCGGCGAAGGGCGATTCAGAAGGAGTGCGAACGCCAGCCCGAGTAGCAGCTCGAGGGGGACGGAGGCCAGGGCGAACAGGACGGTGAACCGGAGGGACTGCCGGAACGCCGGGTCGGACCACAGCGACACGTAGTTCTCCGGCCCGATGAAGGCCCGCGGCAGGAACGTGACGTCCCGGTAGAGGCTGTCGATGCACGTCCCGATCACGGGCGCGAGGACGAACGCCAGCAGGAAGGCGACGAGCGGGCCGAGAAAGGCGTAGCCCCGGAGCAGCTCGCGAAGTGTCCTGTCTTCGCCCATGCGCGATCCTATCGATACCGGGTAATGACCGCCTGCATCTCCCTCTCCGCGTCGGAAAGCGCCTCTTCCGGGCCGCTCGTCCCCGACAGCGCGGCGTTCAGGTGGCGCTGGAGGATCTCCGAAAGCCGGCCGTAGTACGGAAGGAGCGGCCTGGGCCTGGCGTTTTCGAAGACGGCCCGCAGCGTCCCCAGATGGGGGTTCCTCGCGA
Encoded proteins:
- a CDS encoding sugar ABC transporter permease; this translates as MGEDRTLRELLRGYAFLGPLVAFLLAFVLAPVIGTCIDSLYRDVTFLPRAFIGPENYVSLWSDPAFRQSLRFTVLFALASVPLELLLGLAFALLLNRPSPARGALRAFVLIPWAVPAAVSGKVFELICNFRFGPANYLVQRLGLADAPVNWLGSPEGAFLAIVAADVWKTTPFVAILLLAGLSAIPEELYRQAEVDRAGPLQRFTRITLPLLRPVVVVALLFRTIDALRVFDLAFVLTRGGPGGSTTPLSMYGYDAFTGGDMGYGSAVSVVLFLVAFALSVAYVRIGRFGREMS